One window of Fusobacterium polymorphum genomic DNA carries:
- a CDS encoding IMPACT family protein, which translates to MEKIKTIKKECKIEFEEKKSKFIGYVKPVFSKEEAEEYIRYIKNLHSDATHNCSAYKINNNGLEFFKVDDDGEPSGTAGKPMGDIINYMEVTNLVVIATRYFGGIKLGAGGLVRNYAKTAKLAITEAEIIDFIDKIDLIFEIPYERLGEVEKLLKDYEAEVIDKSFLEKIIFKVRINKDFYDNLENYPFINLLDI; encoded by the coding sequence ATGGAAAAAATAAAAACTATAAAAAAAGAATGTAAAATAGAATTTGAAGAAAAAAAATCAAAATTTATTGGCTATGTAAAACCTGTATTTTCAAAAGAAGAAGCTGAGGAATATATAAGATATATTAAGAATCTTCATTCAGATGCAACCCATAACTGTTCAGCCTATAAAATAAATAATAATGGATTAGAATTTTTTAAGGTTGATGATGATGGTGAACCAAGTGGGACAGCTGGTAAACCTATGGGAGATATAATTAACTATATGGAAGTAACTAATTTAGTTGTAATTGCTACCAGATATTTTGGTGGAATAAAATTGGGGGCTGGAGGTTTAGTTCGAAATTATGCTAAGACTGCTAAACTTGCTATAACTGAAGCTGAAATTATTGATTTTATTGATAAAATAGATTTAATTTTTGAAATTCCTTATGAGAGATTAGGCGAAGTTGAAAAATTATTAAAAGATTATGAAGCTGAAGTCATTGATAAATCATTTTTAGAAAAAATAATTTTTAAAGTTAGAATAAATAAAGATTTTTATGATAATTTAGAAAATTATCCATTTATTAATTTATTAGATATTTAA
- a CDS encoding leucyl aminopeptidase, with the protein MSFQCVKKYEDSYDKYVLLATSGKIVLPDYLDKESKKLAETVIKKNKFTAKASEKISMTLVNKKKVMDFIIIGLGENKKLDAKNIRQYLFDGLKNITGKVFVSFDDKDLDNMDVIAEVVEHINYKFDKYFSKKKEEFLEVSYLTDKKVPKLIEGYELAKISNIVKDLVNEQAEVLNPKELADRAVKLGKEFGFEVEILDEKKAQKLGMTAYLAVARAAYHRPYVIVMRYKGDAKSKYTYGLVGKGLTYDTGGLSLKPTESMLTMRCDMGGAATMIGAMCSIAKMKLKKNVTCVVATCENSIGPNAYRPGDILTAMNGKTIEVTNTDAEGRLTLADALTYIVRKEKVNEVIDAATLTGAVMVALGEDVTGVFTNDDKMAKKVIEASENWNEYFWQMPMFDIFKKNLKSPYADMQNTGVRWGGSTNAAKFLEEFIDDTKWVHLDIAGTAWASGANPYYSQKGATGQVFRTVYSYIKDSKN; encoded by the coding sequence ATGAGTTTTCAATGTGTGAAAAAATATGAAGATAGCTATGATAAATATGTACTTTTAGCTACTTCTGGAAAAATTGTACTACCAGATTATTTAGATAAAGAAAGTAAAAAACTTGCTGAAACAGTTATTAAGAAAAATAAATTTACTGCAAAAGCTTCTGAAAAAATCTCTATGACACTTGTAAATAAGAAAAAAGTAATGGATTTTATTATTATAGGTTTAGGCGAAAATAAAAAATTAGATGCTAAAAATATAAGACAATATCTTTTTGATGGTTTAAAAAATATTACTGGAAAAGTTTTTGTAAGTTTTGATGATAAAGACTTAGATAATATGGATGTTATTGCAGAAGTAGTTGAACATATAAACTATAAATTTGATAAATATTTTTCAAAGAAGAAAGAAGAATTTTTAGAAGTTTCTTACTTAACTGACAAAAAAGTACCAAAATTAATAGAAGGATATGAACTTGCTAAAATTTCTAATATTGTTAAAGATTTAGTAAATGAACAAGCTGAAGTATTAAATCCAAAAGAACTTGCTGATAGAGCAGTTAAATTAGGAAAAGAATTTGGTTTTGAAGTTGAAATATTAGATGAAAAGAAAGCACAAAAATTAGGAATGACTGCATATCTTGCTGTTGCAAGAGCTGCTTATCATAGACCTTATGTTATTGTTATGAGATATAAAGGAGATGCTAAATCTAAATATACTTATGGACTTGTAGGAAAAGGGCTTACTTATGATACAGGAGGATTATCATTAAAACCTACTGAAAGTATGCTTACTATGAGATGTGATATGGGTGGAGCTGCAACTATGATAGGAGCTATGTGCTCTATTGCTAAAATGAAACTTAAAAAGAATGTAACTTGTGTTGTAGCTACTTGTGAAAATTCAATAGGACCAAATGCTTACAGACCTGGAGATATTTTAACTGCTATGAATGGAAAAACAATAGAAGTTACTAATACAGATGCTGAAGGAAGATTAACTTTAGCTGATGCTTTAACTTACATAGTTAGAAAAGAAAAAGTTAATGAAGTTATAGATGCTGCTACTTTAACAGGAGCTGTTATGGTTGCTCTTGGTGAAGATGTTACAGGAGTATTTACTAATGATGATAAAATGGCTAAAAAAGTTATAGAAGCTTCTGAAAATTGGAATGAATATTTCTGGCAAATGCCTATGTTTGATATATTTAAGAAAAATCTAAAATCTCCTTATGCTGATATGCAAAATACTGGTGTAAGATGGGGTGGTTCTACAAATGCTGCTAAATTCTTAGAAGAATTTATAGATGATACAAAATGGGTACACTTAGATATAGCTGGTACTGCTTGGGCAAGTGGAGCTAACCCTTATTACTCTCAAAAAGGTGCAACAGGTCAAGTATTTAGAACTGTTTATTCTTATATAAAAGATAGTAAAAACTAA
- a CDS encoding MarR family winged helix-turn-helix transcriptional regulator, producing the protein MFPSKYKDNSENSTGLLFMRVFNKWHSIIKKELKKLDITQPQFVVLTSLAYLLQKEDEVTQIMLSKISGIDVMTISQIINLLEKNGFIERKQHSKDTRANSVFLTSKGKNILEKAVPLVENIDDNFFNILGEKEQLFRELLKKL; encoded by the coding sequence TTGTTCCCGTCTAAATATAAAGATAATTCTGAAAATTCTACTGGCTTATTGTTTATGAGAGTTTTCAATAAATGGCATTCTATTATAAAAAAAGAACTAAAAAAATTAGATATCACTCAACCACAATTTGTTGTTTTAACTTCTCTTGCATATCTTTTGCAAAAAGAGGATGAAGTTACTCAAATTATGCTTTCAAAAATATCTGGTATTGATGTTATGACTATTTCACAAATAATAAATTTACTTGAAAAAAATGGTTTTATAGAAAGAAAGCAACATTCTAAGGATACAAGAGCAAATTCTGTTTTTTTAACTTCAAAAGGGAAAAATATTTTAGAAAAGGCTGTTCCACTTGTTGAAAACATTGATGATAATTTTTTTAATATACTAGGTGAAAAAGAACAACTTTTTAGAGAACTTTTAAAAAAATTATAA
- a CDS encoding winged helix-turn-helix transcriptional regulator translates to MDKNKKYNCFFEFTLDIVGGKWKPIILYYININSVARHSELKRFIPSINERMLTRQLRELEEDNLIERKVYPVVPPKVEYKLTEYGKSLIPILKSLVLWGKDYAKAIKFDNFKMNLPEE, encoded by the coding sequence ATGGATAAAAATAAAAAATATAATTGTTTTTTTGAATTTACATTGGATATAGTTGGTGGAAAATGGAAACCAATTATTTTATATTATATAAACATTAATTCTGTTGCTCGTCACAGTGAATTAAAAAGATTTATTCCATCTATCAATGAAAGAATGCTTACTAGACAATTAAGAGAATTAGAAGAAGATAATTTAATAGAAAGAAAAGTTTATCCTGTCGTTCCTCCAAAGGTTGAATATAAATTAACAGAATATGGAAAAAGCTTAATTCCTATATTAAAATCTCTTGTGTTATGGGGAAAGGATTATGCAAAAGCTATAAAGTTTGATAATTTTAAAATGAACTTACCAGAAGAATAA
- a CDS encoding CoA-disulfide reductase: MKKVLIVGGVAGGASTATRLRRLDESLEIVIFEKGEYVSFANCGLPYYIGDIIQNRESLLVQTPESLKVRFNLDVRVNSEVVGVNGKDKKVKVKTKNGEEYEENFDFLVLSPGAKPIFPAIKGIENKKIFTLRNINDMDKIKAEIKNNGVKKTVVVGGGYVGIETAENLKHLGIDVTLIEAAPHILAPFDSEISNILEYELVNNGIELMTSEKVVEFQEDANKIIIKLESGKSVTTDMVILSIGVSPDTEFLQNSGINLGERGHILVNENLETNIDGVYALGDSIIVKNYITKENCAIPLAGPANRQGRIVAGNIVGRDEKYKGSLGTAIIKIFELTGASTGLNERSLKQLNITYEKIYLHPNNHAAYYPGASPISIKALYNKENKQILGAQAVGISGVDKFIDVIATSIKFKATIDDLAELELAYAPPFLSAKSPANMLGFIGQNIEDSLLEQVFMEDLKNYNEKETIILDLREKLELISGKIDNSINIPLSELRKRYTELSKDKEIWTYCAVGLRGYIATRFLSQKGYRVKNLAGGIKSEEKVIVNTQKESSLTKEGNSNIEKEEDYLDLSGLSCPGPLVKIKERIDKLKENEKLKVKVSDPGFYNDIQAWSKVTKNSLLSLDKKDGLTYATLQKGQTSKVIEKNQENVIIEDNSNMTMIVFSGDLDKAIAAFIIANGALTMGKKVTMFFTFWGLSILKKKNLAKKSFIEKMFAMMLPKNSQDLPVSKMNFFGIGAKMIRSVMKKKNIMSLEELIKKAIDSGVNITACTMSMDVMGISEEELIDGINYGGVGQYLGEAEKSNNNLFI; encoded by the coding sequence ATGAAAAAAGTACTTATAGTTGGTGGAGTTGCAGGAGGAGCCTCAACAGCCACAAGACTTAGAAGATTAGATGAAAGTTTAGAAATAGTCATATTTGAAAAAGGAGAATATGTTTCCTTTGCCAACTGTGGCTTACCTTACTATATAGGAGACATAATTCAAAATAGAGAAAGTCTTTTAGTCCAAACACCTGAGAGTCTAAAAGTTAGATTTAATTTAGATGTAAGAGTAAATAGTGAAGTTGTTGGAGTTAATGGAAAAGATAAAAAAGTAAAAGTTAAAACTAAAAATGGAGAAGAATATGAAGAAAATTTTGATTTTTTAGTTCTATCTCCAGGTGCAAAACCTATTTTTCCAGCTATAAAAGGAATAGAAAATAAGAAAATATTTACACTTAGAAATATAAATGATATGGATAAAATAAAAGCTGAAATCAAAAATAATGGTGTAAAAAAAACAGTAGTAGTTGGTGGAGGTTATGTAGGGATTGAAACAGCCGAAAATTTAAAGCATTTAGGAATAGATGTGACTTTAATTGAAGCAGCACCTCATATTTTAGCTCCATTTGACAGTGAAATTTCAAATATTTTAGAATATGAACTTGTAAATAATGGAATTGAGCTAATGACTTCAGAAAAAGTAGTTGAATTTCAAGAGGATGCAAATAAAATTATTATTAAACTTGAAAGTGGAAAATCTGTTACAACAGATATGGTAATATTGTCAATAGGGGTTAGCCCTGATACTGAATTTTTACAAAACTCTGGAATTAATTTAGGAGAAAGAGGACATATACTTGTCAATGAAAATTTAGAAACTAATATAGATGGAGTATATGCTTTAGGAGATAGTATAATTGTTAAAAATTATATAACAAAAGAAAATTGTGCAATTCCTTTGGCTGGACCTGCTAATAGACAGGGAAGAATAGTAGCAGGAAATATAGTGGGAAGAGATGAAAAGTATAAAGGAAGTTTAGGAACTGCAATTATTAAAATATTTGAATTAACAGGAGCTTCAACTGGATTAAATGAAAGAAGTTTAAAACAATTAAATATAACTTATGAAAAAATATATTTACATCCTAATAACCATGCAGCCTATTATCCAGGAGCAAGTCCTATAAGTATAAAGGCTTTATATAATAAAGAAAATAAACAAATATTGGGAGCTCAAGCTGTTGGAATAAGTGGAGTGGATAAATTCATAGATGTGATAGCAACAAGTATAAAATTTAAAGCTACTATAGATGATTTAGCAGAATTAGAGCTTGCCTATGCTCCACCTTTCTTATCAGCAAAATCTCCAGCTAATATGTTAGGATTTATTGGACAAAATATAGAAGATAGTTTGTTAGAACAAGTATTTATGGAAGATTTAAAAAACTATAATGAAAAAGAAACTATAATTTTAGATCTTAGAGAAAAATTAGAACTAATAAGTGGAAAAATTGATAATAGTATAAATATTCCTTTAAGTGAGCTAAGAAAAAGATATACTGAACTTTCAAAGGATAAAGAAATTTGGACATATTGTGCTGTTGGATTGAGAGGGTATATAGCAACAAGATTTTTAAGTCAGAAAGGATATAGGGTAAAAAATTTAGCTGGTGGAATAAAAAGTGAAGAAAAAGTAATTGTAAACACTCAAAAAGAAAGCTCTTTGACTAAAGAAGGTAATAGCAATATTGAAAAAGAAGAAGATTACTTAGATTTATCGGGACTTTCTTGTCCAGGACCACTTGTAAAAATAAAAGAGAGAATAGATAAACTAAAAGAAAATGAAAAATTAAAAGTGAAAGTGTCAGACCCAGGTTTTTATAATGATATTCAAGCTTGGAGTAAAGTTACAAAAAATTCTCTTTTATCTTTAGATAAAAAAGATGGATTGACTTATGCCACTCTCCAAAAAGGACAGACTTCAAAAGTTATAGAGAAAAATCAAGAAAATGTAATAATTGAAGATAATTCAAATATGACAATGATAGTTTTTAGTGGAGATTTAGATAAGGCAATAGCAGCATTTATAATAGCTAATGGAGCTCTTACTATGGGTAAAAAAGTTACAATGTTCTTTACTTTCTGGGGCTTATCTATTTTAAAGAAAAAGAATTTAGCTAAAAAAAGTTTTATTGAAAAAATGTTTGCTATGATGTTACCTAAAAATAGCCAAGATTTACCAGTATCAAAGATGAATTTCTTTGGAATTGGTGCTAAGATGATAAGAAGTGTTATGAAGAAAAAGAATATTATGTCATTGGAAGAATTAATTAAAAAGGCTATAGATTCAGGAGTGAATATAACTGCTTGTACTATGTCTATGGATGTTATGGGGATAAGTGAAGAAGAATTAATAGATGGTATAAATTATGGTGGAGTGGGACAATATTTAGGAGAAGCTGAAAAATCAAATAATAATCTATTTATTTAA
- a CDS encoding deoxycytidylate deaminase, with protein MRENYINWDSYFMGIAILSSMRSKDPNTQVGACIVNEDKRIVGVGYNGLPKGCDDKEFPWERDGEFLNTKYPYVCHAELNAILNSIKSLKDCIIYVALFPCHECTKAIIQSGIKEIVYLSDKYTNTDSNRASKKMLDAAGVKYRRFEPDIEKLEINFANIE; from the coding sequence ATGAGAGAAAATTATATAAATTGGGACAGTTATTTTATGGGAATAGCAATTTTATCCTCTATGAGAAGTAAAGACCCTAATACACAAGTAGGAGCATGTATAGTTAATGAAGATAAAAGAATAGTTGGTGTAGGATATAATGGTTTACCAAAAGGTTGTGATGATAAAGAATTTCCTTGGGAAAGAGATGGAGAATTTTTAAATACAAAATATCCTTATGTTTGCCATGCAGAATTAAATGCTATATTAAATAGTATAAAGTCTTTAAAAGATTGTATTATTTATGTAGCACTTTTTCCTTGTCATGAATGCACTAAGGCTATTATTCAAAGTGGTATAAAAGAAATTGTATATTTATCAGATAAATATACAAATACTGATTCTAATAGAGCTTCAAAAAAAATGTTAGATGCAGCAGGTGTAAAATACAGAAGATTTGAGCCAGATAT